One window from the genome of Panthera leo isolate Ple1 chromosome D3, P.leo_Ple1_pat1.1, whole genome shotgun sequence encodes:
- the SDSL gene encoding serine dehydratase-like isoform X1 → MESPLADCAQGGHFHVVTPLLESRALSQVAGTTVFLKCENVQPAGSFKIRGIGHFCQEAVKKGCRHLVCSSGGNAGFAAAYAARKLGIPATIVLPEGTSPHVVRRLQGEGAEVQLAGKVWDEASLKAQELAKRDGWVNVPPFDHPLIWEGHASLVRELKAALGTPPGALVLAVGGGGLLAGVAAGLIEVGWQHVPIITAETQGAYCFNAAIKAGKLVTLPDITSVAKSLGAKTVARRALECTKELEIFSEVVDDAQAVSAVQKFLDDERMLVEPACGAALAVIYSGLLGRLQAEGRLSPSLASVVVIVCGGNNINSQGLQALKAQLGQS, encoded by the exons ATGGAGAGCCCCCTGGCAGACTGTGCTCAGGGTGGGCATTTCCATGTGGTCACTCCTCTGCTGGAGAGCCGGGCACTATCCCAGGTGGCAGGCACGACCGTCTTCCTCAAGTGTGAGAACGTGCAGCCGGCCGGCTCCTTCAAGATCCGGGGCATTGGGCATTTCTGCCAGGAG GCGGTCAAGAAGGGATGCAGACACTTGGTGTGCTCCTCAG GGGGCAACGCAGGCTTTGCTGCTGCTTATGCCGCTCGGAAGCTGGGCATCCCTGCCACCATTGTGCTCCCTGAGGGCACCTCCCCTCACGTGGTGAGgaggctgcagggggagggggctgaagTCCAGCTGGCTGGAAAG GTCTGGGACGAGGCCAGTCTGAAGGCGCAAGAGTTGGCCAAGAGGGACGGTTGGGTGAACGTCCCTCCGTTTGACCACCCCCTGATCTG ggaAGGCCATGCCAGCCTGGTGCGAGAGCTGAAGGCAGCACTGGGGACCCCACCGGGGGCCCTGGTGCTGGCAGTAGGCGGTGGAGGGCTCCTAGCTGGCGTGGCAGCTGGCCTCATAGAGGTGGGCTGGCAGCATGTGCCCATCATCACAGCAGAGACCCAAGGGGCATACTGTTTCAATGCAGCCATCAAGGCAGGCAAGCTAGTCACACTGCCAGACATCACCAG CGTGGCCAAGAGCCTGGGTGCCAAGACTGTGGCCAGGAGGGCCCTGGAGTGCACGAAGGAGCTGGAGATCTTCTCTGAGGTAGTGGACGATGCCCAGGCCGTGAGTGCTGTGCAGAAGTTCCTGG ACGACGAGCGCATGTTGGTGGAGCCTGCCTGCGGGGCAGCTCTGGCTGTCATCTACTCAGGCCTCCTggggaggctccaggctgagggCCGCCtgagcccctccctggcctcGGTCGTGGTCATTGTGTGTGGAGGCAACAACATCAACAGTCAAGGGCTGCAGGCCCTGAAAGCCCAGCTGGGTCAGAGCTGA
- the SDSL gene encoding serine dehydratase-like isoform X3: MENSWDKWLSGGNAGFAAAYAARKLGIPATIVLPEGTSPHVVRRLQGEGAEVQLAGKVWDEASLKAQELAKRDGWVNVPPFDHPLIWEGHASLVRELKAALGTPPGALVLAVGGGGLLAGVAAGLIEVGWQHVPIITAETQGAYCFNAAIKAGKLVTLPDITSVAKSLGAKTVARRALECTKELEIFSEVVDDAQAVSAVQKFLDDERMLVEPACGAALAVIYSGLLGRLQAEGRLSPSLASVVVIVCGGNNINSQGLQALKAQLGQS; encoded by the exons ATGGAAAATTCTTGGGATAAGTGGCTTTCAG GGGGCAACGCAGGCTTTGCTGCTGCTTATGCCGCTCGGAAGCTGGGCATCCCTGCCACCATTGTGCTCCCTGAGGGCACCTCCCCTCACGTGGTGAGgaggctgcagggggagggggctgaagTCCAGCTGGCTGGAAAG GTCTGGGACGAGGCCAGTCTGAAGGCGCAAGAGTTGGCCAAGAGGGACGGTTGGGTGAACGTCCCTCCGTTTGACCACCCCCTGATCTG ggaAGGCCATGCCAGCCTGGTGCGAGAGCTGAAGGCAGCACTGGGGACCCCACCGGGGGCCCTGGTGCTGGCAGTAGGCGGTGGAGGGCTCCTAGCTGGCGTGGCAGCTGGCCTCATAGAGGTGGGCTGGCAGCATGTGCCCATCATCACAGCAGAGACCCAAGGGGCATACTGTTTCAATGCAGCCATCAAGGCAGGCAAGCTAGTCACACTGCCAGACATCACCAG CGTGGCCAAGAGCCTGGGTGCCAAGACTGTGGCCAGGAGGGCCCTGGAGTGCACGAAGGAGCTGGAGATCTTCTCTGAGGTAGTGGACGATGCCCAGGCCGTGAGTGCTGTGCAGAAGTTCCTGG ACGACGAGCGCATGTTGGTGGAGCCTGCCTGCGGGGCAGCTCTGGCTGTCATCTACTCAGGCCTCCTggggaggctccaggctgagggCCGCCtgagcccctccctggcctcGGTCGTGGTCATTGTGTGTGGAGGCAACAACATCAACAGTCAAGGGCTGCAGGCCCTGAAAGCCCAGCTGGGTCAGAGCTGA
- the SDSL gene encoding serine dehydratase-like isoform X2, whose protein sequence is MAIRSSRLASCHPISPSEKGTPLLAGSPQSMNWSFAPVLGHVLIPKTVTGGNAGFAAAYAARKLGIPATIVLPEGTSPHVVRRLQGEGAEVQLAGKVWDEASLKAQELAKRDGWVNVPPFDHPLIWEGHASLVRELKAALGTPPGALVLAVGGGGLLAGVAAGLIEVGWQHVPIITAETQGAYCFNAAIKAGKLVTLPDITSVAKSLGAKTVARRALECTKELEIFSEVVDDAQAVSAVQKFLDDERMLVEPACGAALAVIYSGLLGRLQAEGRLSPSLASVVVIVCGGNNINSQGLQALKAQLGQS, encoded by the exons ATGGCCATCAGGAGTTCCAGGCTTGCCTCCTGTCATCCTATCAGCCCTAGTGAAAAGGGAACACCCCTTCTGGCTGGTTCTCCTCAATCCATGAATTGGTCTTTTGCACCCGTCTTGGGTCATGTTCTCATCCCTAAAACAGTCACAG GGGGCAACGCAGGCTTTGCTGCTGCTTATGCCGCTCGGAAGCTGGGCATCCCTGCCACCATTGTGCTCCCTGAGGGCACCTCCCCTCACGTGGTGAGgaggctgcagggggagggggctgaagTCCAGCTGGCTGGAAAG GTCTGGGACGAGGCCAGTCTGAAGGCGCAAGAGTTGGCCAAGAGGGACGGTTGGGTGAACGTCCCTCCGTTTGACCACCCCCTGATCTG ggaAGGCCATGCCAGCCTGGTGCGAGAGCTGAAGGCAGCACTGGGGACCCCACCGGGGGCCCTGGTGCTGGCAGTAGGCGGTGGAGGGCTCCTAGCTGGCGTGGCAGCTGGCCTCATAGAGGTGGGCTGGCAGCATGTGCCCATCATCACAGCAGAGACCCAAGGGGCATACTGTTTCAATGCAGCCATCAAGGCAGGCAAGCTAGTCACACTGCCAGACATCACCAG CGTGGCCAAGAGCCTGGGTGCCAAGACTGTGGCCAGGAGGGCCCTGGAGTGCACGAAGGAGCTGGAGATCTTCTCTGAGGTAGTGGACGATGCCCAGGCCGTGAGTGCTGTGCAGAAGTTCCTGG ACGACGAGCGCATGTTGGTGGAGCCTGCCTGCGGGGCAGCTCTGGCTGTCATCTACTCAGGCCTCCTggggaggctccaggctgagggCCGCCtgagcccctccctggcctcGGTCGTGGTCATTGTGTGTGGAGGCAACAACATCAACAGTCAAGGGCTGCAGGCCCTGAAAGCCCAGCTGGGTCAGAGCTGA